Proteins encoded within one genomic window of Streptomyces profundus:
- a CDS encoding GntR family transcriptional regulator, with protein sequence MESAISVAGPVAGRVPPRRRSPLPVRPRSLPKRYSVRAQVLAALRDALASGELAAGETYSAPLLAERYGVSATPVREAMQRLASEGVVETVPNRGFRVTGRSQRDLAEVAEVRAALEIPALLALGRTLPRERWEELRPLADATVRVALLGDRAGYADADRAFHRELLGLTGNRHLVAVAQEMHRKAQSPRVGGRPAGCVELVTNARQHGFLLDALACGDLVTVERLARAHLAA encoded by the coding sequence ATGGAATCGGCCATTTCGGTGGCCGGGCCCGTGGCTGGCCGTGTCCCGCCCAGGCGCCGTTCACCGCTGCCGGTGCGCCCCCGGTCCCTGCCGAAGCGCTACTCGGTCAGGGCCCAGGTGCTGGCCGCCCTGCGGGACGCCCTGGCCAGCGGCGAGCTGGCCGCGGGCGAGACCTACTCGGCGCCGCTGCTGGCCGAGCGGTACGGCGTCTCCGCCACCCCCGTGCGGGAGGCGATGCAGCGGCTGGCCAGCGAGGGCGTGGTGGAGACGGTGCCCAACCGGGGTTTCCGGGTCACCGGGCGCAGCCAGCGCGATCTGGCCGAGGTGGCCGAGGTGCGCGCCGCCCTGGAGATCCCCGCCCTGCTCGCGCTCGGGCGCACGCTGCCCCGGGAACGCTGGGAGGAACTGCGCCCGCTGGCCGACGCGACGGTCCGCGTCGCGCTGCTCGGCGACCGCGCGGGCTACGCGGACGCGGACCGCGCGTTCCACCGCGAGCTGCTCGGCCTGACGGGCAACCGTCATCTGGTCGCCGTCGCCCAGGAGATGCACCGCAAGGCCCAGAGCCCGCGCGTCGGCGGACGCCCTGCCGGCTGCGTCGAGCTCGTCACCAACGCCCGCCAACACGGCTTCCTGCTCGACGCGTTGGCCTGCGGCGACCTCGTCACGGTCGAACGCCTGGCCCGCGCCCACCTGGCGGCGTAG